A genomic region of Solanum dulcamara chromosome 2, daSolDulc1.2, whole genome shotgun sequence contains the following coding sequences:
- the LOC129874719 gene encoding putative SNAP25 homologous protein SNAP30, with protein sequence MFGFRKPKPDSATTNTTPSHSNEKHGTKTGRRTSSEPVLVTPDDDVLGTSSSSGTRNKHKSKTEDFDNMSMQELEGYAVDQAKETTSSVNNCLKIAEDIRQEGAQTLDTLHKQGEQIHRTHMMAVDMDRDLSKGEKLLNNLGGMFAMPWKPKKAHEIKGPRTSKDDNHKGKGSANEREKLGLSNGKKGKSASSTPPPESMNAMQQVEAEKAKQDDALSDLSNILGDLKGMAVDMGSELDKQNKAIDDLDKDVDELNSRVKGANRRARQIVGK encoded by the exons ATGTTTGGCTTCAGGAAACCTAAACCAGACTCTGCTACTACAAATACAACTCCTTCACATTCTAATGAAAAACATGGAACTAAAACTGGTCGGAGAACTTCCTCCGAGCCAGTTCTTGTCACACCAGATGACGATGTTCTTGGAACATCATCGTCATCAGGGACAAGGAACAAACATAAAAGCAAGACAGAGGACTTTGATAACATGTCTATGCAAGAATTGGAGGGATATGCTGTAGACCAAGCTAAGGAGACCACGAGCTCGGTGAATAACTGTTTGAAGATAGCTGAAGATATTAGACAGGAAGGTGCTCAGACCCTCGATACCTTGCATAAGCAAGGCGAGCAAATTCATCGTACTCATATGATGGCTGTTGATATGGACCGCGATTTGAGCAAG GGGGAGAAATTATTAAACAATCTTGGTGGCATGTTTGCTATGCCTTGGAAGCCAAAGAAGGCTCATGAGATTAAAGGGCCTCGAACTTCAAAAG ATGATAATCATAAAGGGAAAGGTAGTGCAAATGAAAGGGAAAAATTAGGTTTATCTAATGGTAAAAAGGGGAAATCAGCCTCCAGCACACCTCCTCCTGAATCGATGAACGCTATGCAGCAAGTTGAG GCCGAGAAGGCGAAGCAAGATGATGCACTTTCGGATTTGAGCAACATATTGGGGGATCTTAAAGGCATGGCTGTTGACATGGGATCTGAACTTGACAA GCAAAACAAAGCCATTGATGATCTTGACAAAGATGTAGATGAATTAAACTCTCGAGTTAAAGGTGCAAATCGACGTGCACGTCAAATAGTTGGGAAGTGA
- the LOC129879816 gene encoding alpha-1,4 glucan phosphorylase L-2 isozyme, chloroplastic/amyloplastic, which translates to MMTTYVVSGLNSISSISSFNDNFRSKNSNILLSRRILLFNLRRRSFYVSNVAIDQKLKTKDSSSDEGFTLDDFQPDSTSVLSSIKYHAEFMPSFSPEKFELPKAYYATAESVRDMLIINWNATYDFYEKMNVKQAYYLSMVFLQGRALLNAIGNLGLTGPYGDALTKLGYSLEDVARQEPDAALGNGGLGRLVSCFLDSMATLNYPAWGYGLRYRYGLFKQLITKDGQEEVAENWLEMGNPWEIVRNDISYPVKFYGKVIEGADGRKEWVGGEDITAVAYDVPIPGYKTKTTINLRLWLTKLAAEAFDLQSFSSTRMETMPKHMKPRQICYVLYPGDESLEGKTLRLKQQYTLCSASLHDIIARFKRRSGNAVNWDQFPEKVAVQMNDSHPTLCIPELLRILMDVKGLSWKQAWEITQRTVAYTNHAVLPEALEKWSFTLLGELLPRHVEIIAMIDEELLHTILAEYGTEDLDLLQEKLNQMRILDNVEIPSSVLELLIKFEENAVDVEKAEEQEEEGKDDSKVEETEAVKAETTNEEEETEVEKVVVEDTQAKIKRIFGTHPNRPQVVHMANLCVVSGHTVNGVAEIHSEIVKEDVFNEFYKLWPEKFQNKTNGVTPRRWLSFYNPELSEIITKWAGSNDWLVNTEKLAELRKFADNEELQSEWRKAKGNNKMKIVSLIKEKTGYVISPDAMFDVQIKGIHEYKRQLLNIFGIVYRYKKMKEMSPEERKEKFVPRVCIFGGKAFATYVQAKRIVKFITDVGATVNHDPEIGDLLKIVFVPDYNVSVAEVLIPGSELSQHISTAGMEASGTSNMKFSMNGCILIGTLDGANVEIREEVGEDNFFLFGAQAHEIAGLQKERAEGKFIPDPRFEEVKAFIRTGVFGPYNYEELMGSLEGNEGYGRADYFLVGKEFPDYIECQDKVDEAYRDQKKWTKMSILNTAGSFKFSSDRTVHQYARDIWRIEPVELP; encoded by the exons ATGATGACAACTTATGTAGTCTCTGGATTGAACTCAATTTCAAGCATTTCTAGTTTTAATGACAATTTTAGAAgcaaaaactcaaatattttgTTGAGTAGGAGGATTTTATTGTTCAatttaagaagaagaagtttCTATGTCAGCAATGTTGCTATTGATCAAAAGCTGAAGACAAAGGATTCTTCCTCTGATGAAG GATTCACATTGGATGATTTTCAGCCAGACTCCACATCTGTTTTATCAAGTATAAAGTATCACGCAGAGTTTATGCCATCATTCTCTCCTGAGAAGTTTGAACTTCCCAAGGCATACTATGCAACTGCAGAGAGTGTTCGAGATATGCTCATTATCAATTGGAATGCCACATACGATTTCTACGAAAAGATGAATGTAAAGCAGGCGTATTACTTGTCTATGGTGTTCCTTCAG GGAAGAGCTTTACTCAATGCTATTGGTAATTTGGGGCTAACCGGACCTTATGGAGATGCTTTAACTAAGCTTGGATACAGTTTAGAAGATGTAGCCAGGCAG GAACCAGATGCAGCTTTAGGGAATGGAGGCTTAGGAAGACTTGTTTCTTGCTTTCTTGACTCAATGGCGACGCTAAACTACCCTGCATGGGGTTATGGACTTAGATACCGATATGGCCTTTTCAAACAGCTTATTACAAAAGATGGCCAGGAGGAAGTTGCTGAAAATTGGCTTGAG ATGGGAAATCCATGGGAAATTGTCAGGAATGATATTTCGTATCCCGTAAAATTCTATGGGAAGGTCATTGAAGGAGCTGATGGGAGGAAGGAATGGGTTGGTGGAGAAGATATAACTGCTGTTGCATATGATGTCCCAATACCAGGATATAAAACAAAAACAACGATTAACCTTCGACTGTGGTTAACAAAGCTAGCTGCAGAAGCTTTTGATCTACAAAGCTTTTCATCTACGCGCATGGAGACCATGCCAAAGCATATGAAGCCCAGA CAGATTTGCTATGTCTTATATCCAGGTGACGAGTCACTTGAGGGAAAGACGCTTAGGTTAAAGCAACAATACACGCTATGTTCTGCTTCTCTTCATGACATTATTGCACGGTTCAAGAGGAGATCAGGGAATGCAGTGAACTGGGATCAGTTCCCTGAAAAGGTTGCAGTACAGATGAATGACAGTCATCCAACACTTTGCATACCAGAACTTTTAAGGATATTGATGGATGTTAAAGGTTTGAGCTGGAAGCAGGCATGGGAAATTACTCAAAG AACGGTCGCATACACTAACCACGCTGTTCTACCTGAGGCTCTCGAGAAATGGAGCTTCACACTTCTTGGGGAACTGCTTCCTCGGCACGTGGAGATCATAGCAATGATAGATGAGGAG CTCTTGCATACTATACTTGCTGAATATGGTACTGAAGATCTTGACTTGTTGCAAGAAAAGCTAAACCAAATGAGGATTTTGGATAATGTTGAAATACCAAGTTCTGTTTTGGAGTTGCTTATAAAATTCGAAGAAAATGCCGTTGATGTGGAAAAAGcagaagaacaagaagaagaaggtaAGGATGACAGTAAAGTTGAGGAAACTGAGGCTGTAAAAGCAGAAACTACGAACGAAGAGGAGGAAACTGAGGTTGAGAAGGTTGTGGTGGAGGATACTCAAGCAAAAATAAAACGCATATTCGGGACACATCCAAATAGACCTCAGGTGGTTCACATGGCAAATCTATGTGTAGTTAGCGGACATACAGTTAACGGTGTTGCTGAGATTCATAGTGAAATAGTTAAAGAAGACGTTTTCAATGAATTTTACAAG TTATGGCCAGAGAAATTCCAAAACAAGACAAATGGTGTGACACCAAGAAGATGGTTAAGTTTCTATAACCCAGAGTTGAGTGAAATTATAACCAAGTGGGCAGGATCTAATGATTGGTTAGTAAACACTGAAAAATTGGCTGagcttagaaag TTTGCTGATAATGAAGAACTCCAGTCAGAGTGGAGGAAGGCAAAAGGAAATAACAAAATGAAGATTGTCTCTCTCATTAAAGAAAAAACTGGATACGTGATCAGTCCTGATGCAATGTTTGATGTTCAAATCAAGGGCATCCATGAGTATAAGAGGCAGCTATTGAATATATTCGGAATTGTTTATCGCTataagaagatgaaagaaatgagcCCTGAAGAACGAAAAGAGAAGTTTGTTCCTCGTGTTTGCATATTTGGTGGGAAAGCATTTGCTACATATGTTCAGGCCAAGAGGATTGTAAAATTTATCACTGACGTGGGGGCAACAGTGAACCATGATCCTGAGATTGGTGATCTTTTGAAG ATTGTCTTTGTCCCTGATTACAATGTCAGTGTAGCAGAAGTGCTAATTCCTGGAAGTGAGCTGTCTCAACATATTAG TACTGCTGGTATGGAGGCTAGTGGAACCAGCAACATGAAATTTTCAATGAATGGCTGCATCCTCATTGGGACGTTAGATGGTGCCAACGTTGAAATAAGAGAGGAAGTCGGAGAGGACAATTTCTTTCTTTTCGGAGCTCAGGCTCATGAAATTGCTGGCCTACAAAAGGAAAGAGCCGAGGGAAAG TTTATCCCGGACCCAAGATTTGAAGAAGTAAAGGCATTTATTAGGACAGGCGTCTTTGGCCCTTACAACTATGAAGAACTCATGGGATCCTTGGAAGGAAACGAAGGCTATGGTCGTGCTGACTATTTTCTTGTAGGAAAGGAATTCCCTGATTATATAGAGTGCCAAGATAAGGTTGATGAAGCATATCGAGACCAGA AGAAATGGACCAAAATGTCGATCTTAAACACAGCTGGATCGTTCAAGTTTAGCAGTGATCGAACAGTTCATCAATATGCAAGAGACATATGGAGAATTGAACCTGTTGAATTACCTTAA
- the LOC129880105 gene encoding heparanase-like protein 2: protein MDSRTTKLFCFVLLVSSCFLNLSNSDELKVMVKGVTSIAQTDDNFICATLDWWPENKCDYNQCPWEKVGLLNLDLKNRILANAVKAFNPLRIRIGGSLQDQVYYKVGKYPKKCSNFEKKSDGLFGFGDGCLHMNRWDELHDMFNKTGAAITFSFNALIGRIPSEEEHTTLWVGDWNQFNAKSLMKYTIKKGYKIDSYELGNELCGSGVAARINAQQYGNDVKKLKKLVTHMYPNPANRPKILAPGGFYDKKWFQEFLQTTGPGIVDGLTHHIYNLGEGVDPTLIDKLQNPFYLSQIAQTFKNVENDAKLFSPSTGPWVGESGGAYNSGGKTTSHTFVNGFWYLDQLGMTSTFNHKVYCRQSLIGGNYGLLNTTTFIPNPDYYGALLWHKLMGKNVLSVTHEGSPYIRTYAHCSKTSGITVLLINMDKSTTFDVSVVDDLNIYPDSVVSINIYPDSVESIHQREEYHLTPKDGNIQSDVLLLNGTPLKLTSSLDIPEMNPKLVDPTLPISVAPQSIVFATLRGFQAPACA from the exons atggattCAAGAACAACTaagttgttttgttttgttcttTTAGTGTCATCATGTTTTCTTAATTTGTCTAATTCAGATGAATTAAAAGTTATGGTGAAAGGAGTTACATCTATAGCCCAAACAGATGATAATTTCATATGTGCAACTTTAGATTGGTGGCCAGAAAATAAATGTGATTATAATCAATGTCCATGGGAAAAAGTCGGTCTCCTTAATctg GACTTGAAAAACAGGATTCTTGCAAATGCTGTTAAAG CATTCAATCCACTAAGAATCAGAATAGGAGGTTCATTGCAAGATCAAGTATACTACAAAGTTGGAAAATACCCCAAAAAATgctcaaattttgagaaaaaatctGATGGACTTTTTGGATTTGGTGATGGCTGTCTCCACATGAATAGATGGGATGAATTGCATGATATGTTCAACAAAACAGG GGCTGCAATAACATTTTCATTTAATGCTTTAATTGGAAGAATACCATCAGAGGAAGAACATACAACTCTTTGGGTTGGAGATTGGAATCAATTCAATGCAAAATCATTGATGAAATACACtatcaaaaagggatacaaaaTTGACTCATATGAATTAG GTAATGAGCTTTGTGGAAGTGGAGTTGCTGCAAGAATAAATGCTCAACAATATGGTAATGATGTCAAGAAATTGAAGAAACTTGTCACACATATGTATCCTAACCCTGCTAATAGACCAAAAATCTTGGCTCCTGGTGgattttatgataaaaaatgGTTCCAAGAGTTCCTTCAAACAACCGGTCCGGGCATCGTCGATGGATTGACACATCATATTTACAACCTTGGAGAAG GTGTTGATCCAACTCTGATTGACAAACTTCAGAATCCATTTTACCTAAGTCAAATAGCTCAAACATTTAAGAATGTTGAAAATGATGCTAAGTTGTTTTCACCATCAACTGGACCTTGGGTTGGTGAATCTGGTGGAGCTTATAATAGTGGTGGCAAAACCACTTCACACACCTTCGTCAACGGTTTCTG GTACTTGGATCAATTGGGAATGACATCAACTTTCAACCATAAGGTATACTGTAGACAATCCTTAATTGGAGGAAACTATGGTCTTCTCAACACAACTACTTTCATCCCAAATCCAGATTACTACGG TGCTCTTCTATGGCATAAGCTTATGGGAAAGAATGTCCTTTCTGTTACTCATGAAGGCTCTCCCTACATCCGCACTTACGCACATTGCTCAAAGACAAGT GGTATTACAGTACTACTAATTAACATGGATAAGTCAACTACCTTTGATGTCTCTGTGGTGGATGACTTGAATATATACCCTGATAGTGTTGTCTCTATAAATATATATCCTGATAGTGTTGAGTCTATACATCAAAGAGAAGAGTACCATTTGACTCCAAAAGATGGCAACATTCAAAGTGATGTGTTGTTGCTAAATGGAACTCCATTGAAGCTCACTTCATCATTGGACATCCCGGAAATGAATCCTAAGCTCGTTGATCCAACGTTGCCCATCAGTGTTGCTCCTCAATCTATCGTCTTTGCTACCTTGAGAGGGTTTCAAGCTCCTGCTTGTGCATAG